DNA from Thermococcus alcaliphilus:
TCCCAGCGTGAATACCGCTTTTAACGGCTATTTCCTTGTTGGGAACAATTCCAAAAGCGCATATCTTGACTTTCCCATTTACGTAACCCTTATCCGTAAGAACTCCCTCATTATCTGCCTTCAGCGCATTTGCATTGAGATAAAACTCTACCCCATCGCATTCGAGCTTCTCCATCATTACTTTCGTGAGCTCTTCATCAAGGCCAAGAAGATTACTCCTTCTGTGAACTAACTTAACTTTGTAGCCTGCTTTTGCCAGGTTCCCAGCAAGCTCAAGACCTATAAATCCGCCGCCAAGTATCAGAACGTCTTCATATTTTTCTATTTGCTCTTTAATTCTCTCGGCATCCTGGAGTGTTCTAAGGGTGTGTACGAACTCTTTGCCCTCAAGAGTTGGTTTTCTTGGCCTGGCACCGGTGGCTATAACTAAGACATCGTAGGGTATCTCGCCTTCACTTGTTATCAGCCTTTTTCGAGCCCTGTCTATTAACTCCGCTCTTACCCCTAGATTCAGGTCTATTCCTTTCTTTTCGTACCATTCAAGGGAATACGGGAAGAGCTTTTCCTTCTCAATGAATCCTGCTATGTAATGGCTTAACATAGGTTTGCTGTAATGGGGAACCTTCTCCTGCTCAACTATGCTTATCTCTTCTCCAGAAAGCTGATTGGCTAATTCCACTCCCCCGGGCCCATTTCCAACTATGACAATCCTCATATGCCTCCCTTCAGAGAACTCTTGGCTTGTAGTAGATTTCCACCTGATTGAATATCACATGAGCGGGGATATCGGCATAATCTGGCCTTCCTCTCATGAGCCCCTCCAGATATTCCTTGTGAACTTCGATTGCTTTGTAATGAGCTCTCTCCTGCGTTGCCAAGAAGTCAAAAAGAGCCTTATGCTCAGGCAGTCTCTTGGCTAGAAGTTTATAAACTCTCTCTGCAACCTTTTCATTCATTAGTGCAGTCCTCATAGCCTCAACCATTGCGCCCAGGGTTACGGCATTGACAGTGCTCTCAAGGAAGGGAATTCCCTGAGG
Protein-coding regions in this window:
- a CDS encoding ferritin-like domain-containing protein, producing MEEDIVKRLEALSEKEILGYAIASEEDAKAFYLKLAEGKGELIENFFKDLAKAEEAHRLLLLNLYKKLFGDESYPVPQGIPFLESTVNAVTLGAMVEAMRTALMNEKVAERVYKLLAKRLPEHKALFDFLATQERAHYKAIEVHKEYLEGLMRGRPDYADIPAHVIFNQVEIYYKPRVL
- a CDS encoding NAD(P)/FAD-dependent oxidoreductase — translated: MRIVIVGNGPGGVELANQLSGEEISIVEQEKVPHYSKPMLSHYIAGFIEKEKLFPYSLEWYEKKGIDLNLGVRAELIDRARKRLITSEGEIPYDVLVIATGARPRKPTLEGKEFVHTLRTLQDAERIKEQIEKYEDVLILGGGFIGLELAGNLAKAGYKVKLVHRRSNLLGLDEELTKVMMEKLECDGVEFYLNANALKADNEGVLTDKGYVNGKVKICAFGIVPNKEIAVKSGIHAGRGILIDDHFRTSAKDVYAIGDCAEYNGIICGTAKAAMGHARVLANLLRGIEDRYDFEFRSTVFKFGNFSIALIGKTRGEGKWLDEKTKVFLEGGKIVGAVVMEDIRKAMMLERKIKAGVSIDEL